Proteins encoded together in one Pseudomonas sp. Seg1 window:
- a CDS encoding phage baseplate assembly protein V produces MFDAILRMQLGPIIERLAEMEAEIEDLHRRAESFCRIGICQSVDAASNTCQVSHGGLLTPAIKFFNPSAGAQSESRIPSVGEQCLLLNYGSGESGAQSVALFGLNSDRFPPTSTVPTLTRRVHQDGSESGYDDAAHTLHWQNGPATFNGSRESLQLSIGPAQLAMTPQAINLQLGAVGLTIDASGVHFSGPLVDHQGRVISP; encoded by the coding sequence ATGTTCGACGCAATACTGCGCATGCAGCTAGGCCCGATCATCGAACGGCTGGCCGAAATGGAAGCGGAAATCGAAGACCTGCACCGCCGCGCCGAAAGCTTTTGCCGGATCGGCATCTGCCAATCGGTCGATGCCGCCAGCAACACGTGTCAGGTGAGCCACGGTGGATTGCTGACGCCGGCCATCAAGTTTTTCAACCCGAGTGCAGGCGCACAGAGCGAGTCGCGCATCCCGTCCGTGGGCGAGCAATGTCTGCTACTCAATTACGGCAGTGGCGAAAGCGGCGCACAAAGCGTGGCGTTGTTCGGCTTGAACAGTGATCGCTTTCCGCCAACCTCGACGGTACCGACGCTGACCCGTCGAGTGCATCAGGACGGCAGCGAAAGCGGCTACGACGATGCCGCGCATACCTTGCATTGGCAAAACGGTCCGGCGACGTTCAACGGTTCTCGCGAATCGTTGCAACTGAGCATCGGCCCGGCACAACTGGCGATGACCCCACAGGCAATCAACCTGCAACTGGGCGCCGTCGGCCTGACCATCGACGCTTCGGGCGTGCACTTCAGCGGCCCTTTGGTCGATCACCAGGGCCGCGTCATCAGCCCCTGA
- a CDS encoding phage baseplate protein: MIGIDRDSGATVDDWLQFVQRATRALTTPLGTRQKRPLYGSLIPTLLGQNLGDDVLLLAQSHAAQAFYNKQNGIDDFQPQVIVATRQGAGLLLRFAGTWKNRQQTFEVVT, from the coding sequence ATGATCGGAATCGATAGAGACAGCGGGGCCACGGTCGACGACTGGCTGCAATTTGTGCAGCGCGCGACCCGGGCCCTGACCACGCCGCTGGGCACCCGGCAAAAAAGGCCCCTTTATGGTTCGTTGATCCCCACGTTGCTGGGGCAAAACCTCGGTGATGACGTCCTGCTTCTGGCGCAGAGCCACGCAGCGCAAGCGTTCTACAACAAGCAAAACGGCATCGACGATTTTCAGCCGCAAGTGATCGTCGCCACACGACAGGGCGCCGGCCTGCTGTTGCGTTTCGCCGGCACCTGGAAAAACCGTCAACAGACTTTCGAGGTAGTGACATGA
- a CDS encoding baseplate J/gp47 family protein, producing MSMLIPGQNQLAEPALITVEAFEDLLAEFKIFVIEYVGARSPDSAVKLKVSLENESELLTLALEAFCVRLQTHERKYNARIKQMLAWWATGSNLDARLADMGLERQLLDPGDPAAFPPVPAVYESDDDARLRYYLAPHAPAAGSRMQYRREVFTLGERPTVNVESTEAGVVNVTYTFNPDGFAAQVKDGNGRRTAPGEVQVTVLSRDGDGTPSAALLEGVRQHFARPDVRPETDLVTVKAADIQRYKIRVVAKINSGPDSGLTKVAAQQQLQAYADSCHRLEGRVDPSWIDYTLHSAGAVQLQILEPLLPVVCSAFEAPYCTAVEVEVLTL from the coding sequence ATGAGCATGTTGATCCCCGGCCAGAACCAATTGGCCGAACCCGCGCTGATCACCGTCGAAGCCTTCGAGGACCTGCTCGCCGAGTTCAAGATCTTTGTCATCGAATACGTCGGCGCCCGGTCGCCGGACAGTGCGGTGAAACTCAAAGTCAGTCTGGAAAACGAAAGCGAACTGCTGACCCTGGCGCTGGAAGCGTTCTGCGTGCGGTTGCAAACCCACGAACGCAAATACAACGCCCGCATCAAGCAGATGCTGGCGTGGTGGGCCACCGGCAGCAACCTCGATGCTCGGCTGGCGGACATGGGCCTGGAGCGGCAATTGCTCGACCCGGGCGATCCGGCAGCGTTCCCGCCGGTGCCAGCGGTTTATGAAAGCGACGACGACGCGCGGTTGCGTTATTACCTGGCGCCGCATGCACCGGCGGCGGGTTCGCGGATGCAGTATCGCCGCGAAGTGTTCACCCTCGGCGAGCGGCCGACGGTGAACGTCGAATCCACTGAAGCCGGTGTGGTGAATGTCACTTACACCTTCAACCCGGACGGCTTCGCCGCGCAGGTCAAGGATGGCAATGGCCGCCGCACCGCGCCGGGCGAAGTGCAGGTCACAGTGTTGTCGCGAGACGGCGATGGCACCCCGTCTGCAGCGTTGCTCGAAGGCGTGCGTCAGCACTTCGCCCGACCGGATGTACGACCGGAAACCGACCTCGTCACCGTCAAGGCTGCCGACATTCAGCGCTACAAGATCCGCGTCGTCGCCAAGATCAATTCCGGACCCGATTCCGGCCTGACCAAAGTCGCCGCGCAGCAACAATTGCAGGCTTACGCCGACAGTTGCCATCGCCTTGAAGGGCGGGTCGATCCGAGCTGGATCGACTACACGCTGCACAGCGCTGGCGCCGTGCAATTGCAGATTCTCGAACCGCTATTGCCTGTCGTGTGTAGCGCTTTTGAAGCGCCGTACTGCACGGCGGTTGAAGTCGAGGTGCTGACACTATGA
- a CDS encoding phage tail protein I, whose product MSDQNQRPTLLPANSSALERGLDLGFGALLDRIAPPFPELMNPSETPVAFLPYLAADRGVAEWSTAAPETEKRLTVELAWPTARQAGTRKALENAAKGLQLRPEIRAWYEQTPPGAPYSFSVRAFSDQPYSEEIDARLDRRLADAKSERDVLSVSVGLSAFGTHVIGGATFCGELTTVYPVFIEGLETSGEVFMAAGMYTVETSTIYPQGA is encoded by the coding sequence ATGAGTGATCAGAATCAGCGACCGACGCTGTTGCCGGCCAACAGTTCGGCGCTGGAGCGCGGACTGGATCTGGGCTTCGGCGCCTTGTTGGATCGCATCGCACCGCCGTTCCCCGAACTGATGAATCCAAGCGAAACGCCGGTCGCGTTCCTGCCATATCTCGCAGCGGATCGCGGCGTCGCCGAATGGAGCACCGCCGCACCGGAAACGGAAAAGCGCCTGACCGTCGAACTCGCCTGGCCCACCGCGCGCCAGGCCGGCACTCGCAAAGCACTGGAAAACGCTGCCAAGGGGTTGCAACTGCGCCCGGAAATCCGCGCCTGGTACGAACAAACGCCGCCCGGCGCGCCCTACAGCTTTTCCGTGCGCGCCTTCAGCGACCAACCCTACAGCGAAGAAATCGACGCCCGTCTCGACCGACGCCTGGCCGATGCCAAAAGCGAACGGGATGTGCTGTCGGTCTCTGTAGGCCTGAGCGCATTCGGTACTCATGTCATCGGCGGCGCGACGTTCTGCGGCGAACTGACCACGGTTTATCCGGTGTTCATCGAAGGGCTGGAAACCTCGGGAGAGGTGTTCATGGCCGCTGGCATGTACACCGTCGAAACATCCACTATTTATCCTCAGGGGGCCTGA
- a CDS encoding phage tail protein, protein MADYYTLLTNAGIAYETACKAAGTPIKLTQISVGDGDGKVYNPAATATALAREVWRGPLNALFQDEKNPSWLLAEVTIPPDVGGWYVREAGLWTDTGILYAIVKYPESFKPVLATSGSGKEFYIRSIFETSNASLVTLLIDDTVVKATRAWVTGYVTDELAKLDAKQSVRVATTGNIALKAAQTVDGVAVHAGDRVLVKNQTLSKDNGLYVVANEVWVRAKDADSNLKVTPTLTVSVEQGTTQADTIWQLVTDGPVLLGTTALVFQNITFGLAPLSSPVFSGSPTAPTASVFSNDDVLATTKFVQRALGSYAGQTNYDSNTQLTVADVGKLSIFTTAGLTATLPDWNSVPPGGMVHLTTTAGLTVKTRSGETLGAVNTTNLTSVVLKPGSFAVFRRLLLGPGWSLDSGDSALKYSPMFESLLTGSNGYKKDPSGLIEQWGFLPAYNTGGTVSVVYPTAFTSATLSIMTQRMDGVITSGTIVINGMSLNGFTFVDTGMPVSDVNAIYWIAKGK, encoded by the coding sequence ATGGCTGACTATTACACCCTGCTCACCAACGCAGGGATTGCCTACGAAACGGCGTGCAAGGCCGCGGGCACGCCGATCAAGTTGACGCAGATTTCCGTCGGCGATGGTGACGGCAAAGTCTACAACCCGGCCGCAACTGCCACGGCGCTTGCACGTGAAGTCTGGCGCGGGCCACTCAATGCGCTGTTCCAGGACGAGAAGAATCCGAGCTGGCTGCTCGCCGAAGTCACCATCCCGCCTGACGTTGGCGGTTGGTATGTGCGTGAAGCGGGGCTGTGGACTGACACCGGGATTCTTTACGCCATCGTCAAATATCCGGAGTCGTTCAAGCCGGTTCTGGCGACGTCGGGCTCGGGGAAAGAGTTCTACATTCGCTCGATTTTCGAGACCAGCAATGCATCGCTGGTGACGTTGTTGATTGATGACACGGTGGTTAAAGCCACACGTGCCTGGGTCACGGGGTATGTGACGGATGAGCTTGCCAAGCTGGATGCCAAGCAGTCGGTGCGCGTGGCTACGACTGGCAATATTGCATTAAAAGCGGCACAAACCGTTGATGGTGTCGCCGTCCATGCGGGTGACAGAGTGCTGGTGAAAAACCAGACGTTATCGAAAGACAATGGACTGTACGTTGTTGCAAATGAAGTCTGGGTTCGCGCAAAAGATGCCGACTCAAATCTCAAGGTAACGCCAACTCTGACCGTATCTGTTGAGCAGGGTACAACTCAAGCCGACACGATCTGGCAGCTTGTTACCGATGGCCCTGTGCTCCTCGGCACTACTGCTTTGGTGTTTCAAAACATCACCTTCGGCTTGGCACCGCTCAGTTCTCCGGTGTTTTCCGGCAGCCCGACAGCGCCAACGGCTAGCGTTTTTAGCAATGATGATGTTCTGGCAACTACGAAGTTTGTCCAACGAGCGCTGGGTAGTTACGCCGGCCAGACAAACTATGACTCCAACACCCAGTTGACTGTTGCCGACGTCGGGAAACTATCGATCTTTACCACAGCAGGTTTGACGGCGACGCTCCCCGATTGGAACAGCGTGCCTCCGGGGGGGATGGTACATCTGACCACCACTGCGGGACTAACAGTCAAAACTCGGTCAGGGGAAACGCTCGGAGCCGTAAATACAACCAACTTGACTAGCGTTGTGCTTAAGCCGGGCAGTTTCGCGGTGTTCAGGCGTTTGTTGCTTGGGCCTGGCTGGAGTCTGGATTCAGGGGATTCCGCGCTGAAGTACTCGCCGATGTTTGAATCTTTGCTAACGGGTTCTAATGGATACAAAAAAGATCCGAGCGGATTAATCGAACAATGGGGCTTTTTGCCTGCTTACAACACCGGCGGAACGGTTTCAGTTGTTTATCCTACCGCTTTCACTTCAGCCACTCTTTCAATCATGACTCAACGAATGGACGGGGTTATCACGTCAGGAACAATCGTAATCAATGGCATGTCGCTTAATGGATTTACCTTTGTGGATACTGGTATGCCTGTCAGTGATGTCAACGCCATATATTGGATTGCAAAAGGAAAGTAA
- a CDS encoding phage tail assembly chaperone, with the protein MHYSPSKNGFYDPGFTGRVPIDVVPITAEEHLRLLDGQSRGLIIEAGPQGFPILKARPALTAEQLATAERYWRDQRLAETDGIVARHRDEQEEGQNTTLAPEEYGQLQSYRRTLRSWPEAGEFPLSAHRPQAPAWLSLLPL; encoded by the coding sequence ATGCACTATTCACCGTCTAAAAATGGCTTTTATGATCCGGGTTTTACCGGTCGAGTTCCTATCGATGTAGTACCGATTACTGCAGAAGAACATCTTCGTTTGCTGGACGGGCAGAGTCGGGGGCTAATAATCGAGGCTGGTCCGCAAGGTTTTCCAATTTTAAAAGCACGGCCTGCACTGACAGCCGAACAGTTAGCGACCGCCGAACGCTATTGGCGTGATCAGCGCCTGGCGGAAACGGACGGCATTGTCGCCAGGCATCGTGACGAGCAAGAAGAAGGTCAGAACACGACGCTGGCTCCGGAGGAATATGGTCAGCTGCAGTCTTATCGTCGCACATTGCGTAGCTGGCCGGAGGCGGGGGAGTTTCCGTTGTCGGCACACCGTCCTCAAGCGCCTGCATGGCTCTCGCTACTGCCCCTATAA
- a CDS encoding phage tail protein gives MAEVLNFEHNGITVNATESPEAMGGLGDNVIGLVGTAPKADPLIPRNAPFRINSFTTHALLDPTGSEEGTLYHAVYQILKVVKVPVYVVIVEAGATPADTVNAVIGGVEPATGRKLGLAALGSVPEDLTIIGAPGFTGTKAVASEFASFGKRIKARVVLDGKDASVADQVLYSQELGGADLGFDRCLVVHNMPAVYSKAAKKNVFLAPSSLAIAALAKVKQWESPGNQVTYAEDVSRVVEYNILDTSTEGDLLNRYGVSYYARTVLGGFSLLGNRSITGKFISYVGLEDAISRKLVKAGQKAMAKNLTKSFMDQEVKRINDWLQTLVADETIPGGSVYLHPELNSVEKYKNGTWYVVIDYGRYAPNEHMIYQLNARDEIIEQFLEDVL, from the coding sequence ATGGCTGAGGTTCTGAACTTCGAGCACAACGGCATTACCGTCAATGCCACTGAATCCCCCGAGGCCATGGGTGGCCTGGGTGACAACGTCATCGGTCTGGTCGGCACCGCGCCGAAGGCCGATCCGCTGATTCCGCGTAACGCCCCGTTCCGCATCAACAGCTTCACCACTCACGCGCTGCTCGATCCGACCGGTTCGGAAGAGGGCACGCTGTACCACGCGGTTTACCAGATCCTCAAAGTGGTCAAGGTGCCGGTGTATGTGGTGATCGTCGAAGCGGGCGCGACCCCGGCCGACACGGTCAACGCAGTGATCGGCGGTGTTGAGCCGGCGACCGGCCGCAAGCTCGGTCTGGCCGCGCTGGGCAGTGTCCCGGAAGACCTGACGATCATCGGCGCGCCGGGCTTCACCGGCACCAAAGCGGTGGCCAGCGAGTTTGCCTCGTTCGGCAAGCGCATCAAGGCCCGTGTGGTGCTGGACGGCAAGGACGCTTCGGTCGCTGACCAAGTGCTGTACAGCCAGGAACTCGGCGGCGCCGATCTCGGTTTCGACCGTTGCCTGGTGGTGCACAACATGCCCGCCGTGTACTCGAAAGCTGCGAAGAAAAACGTCTTCCTTGCGCCATCCAGCCTGGCGATTGCCGCGCTGGCCAAGGTCAAGCAGTGGGAGAGCCCGGGCAACCAGGTGACCTACGCCGAGGACGTCTCGCGAGTGGTCGAATACAACATCCTCGACACCTCAACCGAAGGCGATCTGCTCAACCGCTACGGCGTCAGCTATTACGCCCGCACCGTGCTTGGCGGCTTCTCGCTGCTGGGTAACCGTTCGATCACCGGCAAGTTCATCAGCTACGTCGGTCTTGAAGATGCGATCAGCCGCAAGCTGGTCAAGGCCGGCCAGAAAGCCATGGCCAAGAACTTGACCAAGTCGTTCATGGATCAAGAGGTCAAGCGCATCAACGACTGGCTGCAGACCCTGGTCGCCGACGAAACCATTCCTGGCGGCAGCGTCTATCTGCACCCGGAACTCAACAGCGTCGAGAAGTACAAGAACGGCACCTGGTACGTGGTCATCGACTACGGTCGCTACGCGCCGAACGAACACATGATTTATCAACTCAACGCCCGCGATGAAATCATCGAGCAGTTCCTGGAGGACGTTCTCTAA
- a CDS encoding phage major tail tube protein: protein MFTNRNRQAIAATLQGLPLSATVEEFTPPKIEFDMEEMRGGRFIVEEMTKGGKALNAKLTLQGMGTEVMLALGVKLGDDILLNVREAGQDQDGNTWFTYHTVGGKLKSLEETAVKMGEKPKTNLELSCRTYNRLENSVPVIDIDVRTQKFVLNGVDILGDARRAVLMP from the coding sequence ATGTTTACCAACCGCAATCGCCAGGCCATCGCGGCCACCCTGCAAGGCCTGCCGCTGTCGGCGACCGTGGAGGAATTTACCCCGCCGAAAATCGAATTCGACATGGAAGAGATGCGCGGCGGTCGCTTCATCGTCGAAGAAATGACCAAGGGCGGCAAAGCCCTTAACGCCAAGCTGACCCTGCAAGGCATGGGCACGGAAGTGATGCTGGCGCTGGGCGTAAAACTGGGTGACGACATCCTGCTGAACGTGCGTGAAGCCGGCCAGGATCAGGATGGCAACACCTGGTTCACCTACCACACCGTCGGCGGCAAGCTGAAATCCCTTGAGGAAACCGCGGTGAAGATGGGCGAGAAACCGAAGACCAACCTCGAACTGTCCTGCCGCACCTACAACCGCCTGGAAAACAGCGTGCCGGTGATCGACATCGACGTGCGCACCCAGAAGTTCGTGCTCAACGGCGTCGACATCCTCGGTGATGCTCGTCGTGCGGTGCTGATGCCGTAA
- a CDS encoding phage tail assembly protein → MSWMPPKHDLLSPITGDDGSQIEQIQLKPLFYAAQKEALERAGDDEDDQFFELALLATGLSVKELDQLKRPDYVSIAQYVHEMSTRPTSYFLEQVEDADKSADPDQVQLLQPLAVTGRTVTSLSLEMPVLRATKVMKKLKTAKERAEFITAHCAGLMIPDLAQLTVPDWTQLQVRIDDFLNQPAAYFRNATSK, encoded by the coding sequence ATGTCGTGGATGCCACCCAAGCATGATTTGTTGTCGCCCATCACTGGCGATGACGGCTCGCAAATCGAACAGATCCAGCTCAAGCCGCTGTTCTACGCCGCGCAGAAAGAAGCGCTGGAGCGTGCCGGTGATGACGAAGACGATCAGTTCTTCGAACTGGCGCTGCTTGCCACCGGCCTGTCGGTCAAGGAACTCGACCAGCTCAAACGCCCGGACTACGTGAGCATCGCCCAGTACGTGCACGAGATGTCGACCCGTCCGACTTCGTACTTTCTCGAGCAGGTCGAGGACGCGGATAAATCCGCAGATCCTGATCAGGTGCAACTGCTGCAACCGCTCGCCGTGACCGGCCGCACCGTGACGTCGCTGTCGCTGGAAATGCCGGTGCTGCGCGCCACCAAAGTGATGAAGAAACTGAAAACGGCCAAGGAACGCGCCGAGTTCATCACCGCTCATTGCGCCGGCCTGATGATCCCCGATCTGGCCCAACTGACCGTCCCGGACTGGACGCAATTGCAGGTGCGCATAGACGATTTTTTAAACCAGCCGGCGGCCTACTTTCGGAACGCGACATCGAAGTAA
- a CDS encoding phage tail tape measure protein — MADDNYALTFAKINREGRIPDTTATLKSAAMSARGADSAVAELTLKADGGFAGLSLALADATAELRQLTAEQVQLRDVLGSIHTVLMSQHSLQQALNDRQSQMGGMALGAGQKTPSENAATAPYQPLQPAINLDAAMARLDLVVGLEGDQRKTMQVALEKMATEAKVAAGGTTTVELASIGYAGAKAGVGNDRVDAKGNIDQAAKQNDLMDFTRDTAVTATAFEMKPLDAADLLIGWRTSMSLNRAQTLDLADATSLLDSRLAASAADIGSILGTYGTSAKGAGMAPEQAAAFSAALLNAGVNKADAGVAFEKITTTLALGDKASASQKAAFAQLQLDPKALAEKMKGDAPGAIMELLEALKKQSPNEQSALSTTLFSVAQPVRQMLENTADVQRAFALVADKKQYTGAVDQTALTLADTSQTRWNIFGAQKDRLYSSAGDTVLPVFDYLVEKVGGAADGLSEVAEKAPALAGALILMAAGMKGGKPLGALASQAATWTGPVMASIRSGLGSLSASAGSLGTAALSRAKFLVSTPGRSLISQGARFGRVAGPLSMPLTMVEAGMKVVEGVAEGDTKKVAGGVGMAAGGLAGGYAGASIGATIGTFILPGIGTMIGGALGGVIGSFYGSQEGEALGEKLATPAPDRLAPPSEVSAGLSSVQAQNQQSQNVTYAPAFNFSGGDLVSAEKVTAMVAQVMQSHFTSDFTPLISTNPLATRRDAALTDGVA, encoded by the coding sequence ATGGCAGATGATAACTATGCGTTGACGTTCGCGAAGATCAATCGAGAGGGGCGGATACCCGACACCACGGCCACCCTGAAGTCTGCTGCGATGTCCGCACGAGGCGCCGATTCGGCAGTTGCAGAGCTGACGTTGAAAGCGGATGGCGGGTTTGCCGGGCTGAGCCTGGCGCTGGCAGATGCCACCGCCGAGCTGCGTCAGTTGACGGCCGAACAGGTTCAGCTCAGGGATGTGCTGGGGTCGATACACACGGTGCTGATGTCACAGCACTCGCTGCAACAGGCACTGAACGACCGACAATCACAAATGGGCGGTATGGCCCTTGGCGCCGGGCAAAAAACGCCGAGTGAGAATGCCGCCACGGCGCCATATCAGCCTTTGCAACCGGCCATCAATCTCGACGCCGCGATGGCGAGGCTCGATCTGGTCGTCGGGCTTGAAGGCGACCAACGCAAAACGATGCAGGTCGCGCTGGAGAAGATGGCCACCGAGGCGAAAGTGGCGGCCGGCGGTACAACTACGGTTGAGCTGGCAAGCATTGGCTACGCTGGCGCCAAGGCCGGGGTCGGCAATGATCGGGTGGATGCCAAAGGCAATATCGATCAAGCCGCCAAGCAAAACGACCTGATGGATTTCACCAGAGACACGGCGGTCACGGCGACCGCGTTCGAGATGAAACCACTGGATGCCGCGGACCTGTTGATCGGCTGGCGTACCTCGATGAGCCTCAATCGCGCGCAAACCCTGGATCTGGCCGACGCGACCAGTTTGCTCGACAGTCGATTGGCCGCTTCTGCCGCTGATATCGGCTCGATTCTGGGCACTTACGGCACATCGGCAAAAGGCGCCGGAATGGCGCCCGAGCAAGCCGCGGCATTTTCTGCGGCGTTGCTTAACGCCGGGGTAAACAAGGCCGATGCGGGCGTAGCGTTCGAAAAAATCACGACGACCCTGGCACTCGGGGATAAAGCTTCTGCAAGCCAGAAAGCGGCGTTCGCTCAGCTGCAGCTCGACCCCAAGGCCCTGGCCGAGAAAATGAAGGGCGATGCTCCCGGCGCGATCATGGAGTTGCTGGAGGCGCTGAAGAAACAATCCCCGAATGAGCAATCCGCGCTGTCGACAACGTTGTTTTCGGTCGCCCAACCGGTTCGGCAAATGCTCGAGAATACCGCTGACGTGCAGCGCGCCTTTGCACTGGTGGCGGATAAAAAACAGTACACAGGGGCGGTTGATCAGACCGCCCTGACACTCGCGGATACTTCGCAGACACGCTGGAACATCTTCGGCGCCCAGAAGGACCGGCTCTATTCATCCGCCGGCGATACCGTACTGCCAGTCTTTGACTACCTGGTGGAAAAAGTCGGAGGAGCAGCCGATGGCTTGAGTGAGGTGGCGGAAAAGGCCCCGGCACTTGCTGGCGCGCTGATTCTGATGGCTGCCGGAATGAAGGGCGGCAAACCGCTGGGCGCATTGGCGTCCCAAGCCGCGACGTGGACAGGCCCGGTAATGGCCAGCATCAGATCCGGGTTGGGCAGCCTCTCGGCCAGTGCCGGATCCCTCGGAACCGCCGCCCTGAGTCGGGCCAAATTTCTGGTCTCCACTCCAGGGCGCAGCCTGATCAGTCAGGGCGCCCGATTTGGCCGGGTGGCAGGCCCATTGAGCATGCCATTGACGATGGTCGAAGCCGGCATGAAAGTCGTCGAAGGCGTGGCCGAGGGCGATACGAAAAAAGTCGCCGGTGGCGTAGGGATGGCAGCGGGCGGCTTGGCCGGTGGCTATGCCGGCGCGAGCATCGGTGCCACGATCGGTACCTTCATCCTTCCCGGCATCGGTACGATGATCGGTGGTGCATTAGGCGGCGTCATCGGCAGCTTTTACGGCAGTCAGGAAGGGGAAGCGCTGGGTGAAAAGCTTGCGACACCCGCGCCTGATCGGCTTGCTCCACCGTCAGAAGTCAGCGCCGGCCTGAGCAGTGTGCAGGCGCAAAATCAGCAGAGCCAGAATGTCACCTACGCGCCCGCTTTTAACTTCAGTGGCGGCGATCTGGTGAGTGCTGAAAAAGTGACCGCCATGGTCGCGCAGGTCATGCAGTCGCATTTCACTTCTGACTTTACGCCTTTGATAAGCACCAACCCCCTCGCCACCCGCCGCGACGCAGCCCTCACCGATGGAGTCGCCTGA
- a CDS encoding phage tail protein, whose translation MKQQMALGSFIFGLSREFAYSTLARKSDGGWTELQILTSKPKSHQTGQKPETLTIGGTAMYAVAMERLDELRALQALRVPLPLIDGIGRNWGLWQINSVQENQSEVIDDGTAMVIKWVLELAEFNNA comes from the coding sequence ATGAAACAACAAATGGCACTCGGCAGTTTCATCTTCGGCCTGTCCCGCGAGTTTGCTTACAGCACGCTGGCGCGCAAATCCGATGGTGGCTGGACTGAACTGCAGATCCTCACCAGCAAACCCAAGTCCCATCAGACCGGACAGAAGCCCGAAACCCTGACCATCGGCGGCACCGCGATGTACGCCGTGGCCATGGAACGGCTCGATGAACTCCGTGCGCTGCAAGCCTTGAGAGTACCGCTGCCGTTGATCGACGGCATCGGTCGCAACTGGGGTTTGTGGCAGATCAACAGCGTTCAGGAAAACCAGAGCGAGGTCATCGATGACGGCACCGCGATGGTGATCAAGTGGGTACTCGAATTAGCGGAGTTCAACAATGCGTAA
- a CDS encoding tail protein X → MRKVRSVAGDSVNLLLYRESGRSDDQAEAALWKLNATLAEHGPVLPAGIWVTLPELDSRPAAIKPVLAWD, encoded by the coding sequence ATGCGTAAGGTCCGAAGCGTGGCCGGTGATTCGGTCAATCTGTTGCTCTACCGCGAGTCGGGTCGCTCAGACGATCAGGCCGAAGCCGCGTTGTGGAAACTCAATGCGACCCTGGCCGAACACGGCCCCGTTTTGCCGGCGGGCATCTGGGTGACGCTGCCGGAACTCGACAGCCGACCCGCCGCAATCAAACCGGTTTTGGCCTGGGACTAA
- a CDS encoding phage tail protein, which produces MAQGFTPAIEIYGANQALLNQRLISWEHIDAAGMESDQLTLVIDLEGLEGLPTLGGTIGLRVGYLESGLVEKGQFKVTRLTPTLFPLRLTLVATAAPFSGKDETRFKERRTASHGPTTLGGLFRELVLRHGFSPRVDPELALIRITHVDQSNETDMGFITRLAKKYDAVAKPFNDLYVLAKPAQLKNLSGQVIPDVRLSVTSNNRPGDHAFISATLEETARTQNQGCKTCCWDANAGKQVEVKTGKAPYKVIRQKQANEEEAKAIGEAEVRKMLREKYKLKVTCPGDPLLAAEGLLVLDDTWPDFMRGRWSIEKVTASGKREESYRCLIEATGLDPKADAKA; this is translated from the coding sequence ATGGCACAGGGATTTACCCCGGCGATCGAAATCTACGGCGCCAACCAGGCCTTGCTGAACCAGCGTCTGATCAGTTGGGAGCACATTGATGCTGCCGGGATGGAGTCTGATCAGCTGACACTGGTGATCGACCTGGAAGGCCTCGAAGGCTTGCCGACCCTGGGCGGAACCATCGGCCTGCGGGTGGGCTATCTGGAGTCCGGGCTGGTTGAAAAGGGCCAGTTCAAAGTGACTCGACTGACCCCGACGCTGTTCCCGTTACGCCTGACGCTGGTGGCGACCGCAGCGCCTTTCAGTGGCAAGGATGAGACCCGATTCAAGGAACGGCGCACGGCCAGTCATGGCCCGACAACCCTTGGCGGACTGTTTCGCGAGCTGGTCTTGCGGCACGGTTTTTCGCCGCGCGTCGATCCCGAACTGGCGCTGATCAGGATCACCCATGTCGATCAGTCGAACGAAACCGACATGGGCTTTATCACGCGACTGGCAAAGAAGTACGACGCGGTGGCCAAACCGTTCAACGACCTCTACGTGCTGGCGAAACCGGCGCAGCTGAAAAACCTATCGGGCCAAGTGATACCGGACGTCAGGCTGTCGGTGACCAGCAACAATCGACCGGGTGATCACGCCTTCATCAGCGCCACACTGGAAGAGACTGCCCGCACCCAGAATCAGGGTTGCAAGACCTGCTGTTGGGACGCCAATGCCGGCAAGCAGGTGGAGGTGAAAACCGGCAAGGCACCCTACAAAGTCATTCGCCAGAAACAGGCCAATGAAGAAGAAGCCAAAGCCATCGGCGAAGCCGAAGTGCGCAAGATGCTGCGCGAGAAATACAAGCTGAAGGTCACCTGTCCGGGCGATCCGCTGCTGGCTGCCGAAGGCCTGTTGGTGCTCGATGACACCTGGCCAGACTTCATGCGCGGTCGCTGGTCGATCGAAAAGGTCACCGCCAGCGGCAAGCGTGAGGAAAGCTATCGCTGCCTGATCGAGGCAACCGGCCTCGACCCCAAGGCGGACGCCAAAGCCTGA